A segment of the Odoribacter splanchnicus DSM 20712 genome:
CGGAACAAATTCATTTTTTATCCCGGTAACCTTCGAATTCGACAACCGTGGTGATATCATTCCGGGTTCATTCGTCGAAATATACCTGCTCTCTTATCCCATGGAGAATGTACTGAGCCTTCCGGTATCGGCCTTAACGAACGAAATGGGTAATTTTTATGTATACCGCCAACTCGATGAAGAAGGTTACCAAAAGCAAGAAGTCACACTCGGAGCCAACAATGGCAAGGAAGTTCAGGTATTATCAGGCTTAACTCCGGGAGACCGGATCGTTACCCGTGGAGCTTATCAGGTGAAAATGGCTTCAGCCTCTGCTGCTATTCCGGGTCATACCCACGAACATTAAAATGGAGTAACTATGCTAAATAAAATCATACAATATTCATTACACAACCGTTTGTTGGTAATGATCGCAGCAGTAGCCCTGCTGATTTGGGGAAGCATTACAGCCCACAACATGGAAGTGGATGTTTTTCCAGACCTGAATGCTCCGACCGTAGTGGTGATGACCGAAGCTCAAGGGATGGCACCGGAAGAAGTAGAACGGCTGGTGACCTTCCCGGTGGAAACCGCTGTCAACGGAGCCACCGACGTCAGACGTGTACGTTCGTCTTCTACCACAGGTTTCTCGGTCGTATGGGTTGAATTCGAATGGGGTACGAATATTTATACAGCCCGGCAGATTGTATCGGAAAAGCTGGCAACCCTGGGAGAAGCACTTCCTGATAATGTCGGTACTCCCACCCTGGGCCCCCAATCTTCGATCCTGGGTGAAATGATGATTATCGGTCTGACTGCCGACAGTACTTCTTTACAGGATTTACGTACAATAGCCGATTGGACCATCCGACCGCGCTTACTCTCGACCGGAGGAGTTGCCCAAGTGGCCGTTATCGGAGGCGACATCAAAGAGTATCAGATATTGCTCGATCCGGCCCGTATGAAGTATTACAATATCGGATTGGACGAGGTCCTGCCGGTAGTAGAAAATATGAACCAAAATGCCACCGGAGGTATCCTTTACGAATACGGAAATGAATATATCATACAGGGAGTTATGGCAACCACCCGGGTCGAGGAAATAGGTAAAGCCGTCATTAAAACCGTCGACGATTTTCCTATCACATTGGCTGATATTGCAAACGTTCAGATCGGAGCTAAAACACCTAAATTAGGAGTTGCTTCAGAAAAAGGTAAACCGGCAGTGCTGGTTACCGTCACCAAACAACCCGGCACCAACACCCTCGAACTAACCGACAAACTGGATGCCTCTATCCAGGAACTTCGTAAAACTTTACCGGAAGACGTCGAGGTTTCGACAGACATTTTCAGGCAATCCCGTTTTATCAACAGTTCGATCCACAACATCCAGGAAGCTTTACTGGAAGGAGCTGTTTTTGTGATTGTGGTGTTGTTCTTTTTCCTGATGAATTTCCGGACCACGATCATTTCCCTCGTCGCTCTTCCTTTGTCTATGTTGATGGCAATCCTGGTGATGCATGCTTTGGGGTTGACAATCAATACTATGAGTTTAGGAGGTTTGGCTATTGCTATCGGCTCGTTGGTCGACGATGCGATTGTGGATGTGGAAAATGTATATAAACGCTTACGCGAAAACCGATTCAAACCCGCCACAGAACGACGCCCGACCATCGAAATTGTTTTCGAAGGTTCGAAAGAAGTCCGGATGCCTATCCTGAACTCTACGTTGATCATCGTGGCTTGTTTTCTTCCTTTATTTTTCCTTTCGGGCATGGAAGGCAGAATGCTGATACCGCTGGGTATTGCTTTCGTTGTCGCCCTGTTTGCTTCGACCGTCATCGCTTTGACACTGACTCCGGTATTATGTAGTTATATGCTGACTACCGAAAAAGCATTGAAAAAAAGCGAAAAGGAGCCATTTATCTCCCGCAGCTTAAAAAAGGTATACCGAAAATCGTTAAACTGGGCACTGCATTACAAAAAAATAGTGATCGGTACAGCTGCCACCCTACTGGTTTTATCGCTGATCATCCTATTCAGTTTAGGACGTAGCTTCTTGCCTCCTTTCAACGAAGGTTCGCTGACCATCAATATCAGTACCATGCCGGGTATCTCACTTGAAGAGTCGGACCGTATGGGTGGATTAGCCGAAAAGATTCTCCTGGGGATTCCGGAAATTCAAACTGTGGCACGTAAGACAGGACGTGCCGAGCTAGATGAACATGCACTGGGAGTAAATACCTCCGAAATCGAAGCACCTTTCGAGTTACAAGACCGGGACAGAGATGAATTTCTGGCTGATGTACGAAAACAATTGGGTGAACTGAAAGGGGCCAATATCGAAATCGGTCAACCGATCTCCCACCGTATCGACGCCATGCTTTCCGGAACGAAAGCCAACATTGCGATCAAACTATTCGGTAATGACCTGAATAAACTGTATAGCTTGGGAAGTGAAATCAAGAATTCTATACAAGGAATCGACGGTATTGCGGACCTGACTCTGGAACAACAGATCGAACGTCCTCAGTTACAGATTCTTCCTAAACGGGACATGTTGGCCAGGTATGGTATTACTCTACCGGAATTTTCCGA
Coding sequences within it:
- a CDS encoding efflux RND transporter permease subunit, with the protein product MLNKIIQYSLHNRLLVMIAAVALLIWGSITAHNMEVDVFPDLNAPTVVVMTEAQGMAPEEVERLVTFPVETAVNGATDVRRVRSSSTTGFSVVWVEFEWGTNIYTARQIVSEKLATLGEALPDNVGTPTLGPQSSILGEMMIIGLTADSTSLQDLRTIADWTIRPRLLSTGGVAQVAVIGGDIKEYQILLDPARMKYYNIGLDEVLPVVENMNQNATGGILYEYGNEYIIQGVMATTRVEEIGKAVIKTVDDFPITLADIANVQIGAKTPKLGVASEKGKPAVLVTVTKQPGTNTLELTDKLDASIQELRKTLPEDVEVSTDIFRQSRFINSSIHNIQEALLEGAVFVIVVLFFFLMNFRTTIISLVALPLSMLMAILVMHALGLTINTMSLGGLAIAIGSLVDDAIVDVENVYKRLRENRFKPATERRPTIEIVFEGSKEVRMPILNSTLIIVACFLPLFFLSGMEGRMLIPLGIAFVVALFASTVIALTLTPVLCSYMLTTEKALKKSEKEPFISRSLKKVYRKSLNWALHYKKIVIGTAATLLVLSLIILFSLGRSFLPPFNEGSLTINISTMPGISLEESDRMGGLAEKILLGIPEIQTVARKTGRAELDEHALGVNTSEIEAPFELQDRDRDEFLADVRKQLGELKGANIEIGQPISHRIDAMLSGTKANIAIKLFGNDLNKLYSLGSEIKNSIQGIDGIADLTLEQQIERPQLQILPKRDMLARYGITLPEFSEFINVALAGKVVSQVNEGGKIFDLTIKVADHDRDSMEEIGELMLDADGRKVPLHYVAEVLPLSGPNTISRENVQRKIVVSANVAGRDLKGVVNDIQKTVDEQISLPEGYHIEYGGQFESEAAASRTLFLTSLISILLIFLILYHEFRSLPLSGIIMLNLPLAIIGGVISIWFTSGVISIPSIIGFISLFGIATRNGILLVSHYNHLREEGLNLRESIIQGSLDRLNPILMTALTSALALIPLAVGGDLPGNEIQSPMAQVILGGLLSSTLLNGFVVPIVYFLLNRKKEASIVTPQEIQADL